From Chloroflexota bacterium, a single genomic window includes:
- a CDS encoding Gfo/Idh/MocA family oxidoreductase, giving the protein MSALDRARIGVVGTGWWATEAHIPGLIEHPRAEVAALCDLDVERAARAAEHYGVAAVYDDLDRMLARESLDGLVVASSNATHFELARRAIDAGLHVLIEKPMTEIAPEGRALLEAAERAGTEIVVGHTFHYTRLARRARELVTGGAIGEVELVHSLFASSAIQLVRQPDVLEGWDFPVHGPTGQNFSASGQGQNQLTHSAALAAFVIDDGPQSVHGYMSNLEVPVDAVDVLSVRFTRGALGTVASIGTKPNDDTPHNELRIFGSKGWMEIDMERTPRLTLHRYDGGGEEMREDDASLHYPLRAPVKNLADVVLGRAPNLSPGSIAQWSVEIVDAAYRSAASGDPVTIADLYRSA; this is encoded by the coding sequence ATGAGCGCATTGGACAGAGCACGGATCGGGGTCGTGGGCACGGGATGGTGGGCCACGGAGGCGCACATTCCCGGGCTCATCGAGCATCCGCGGGCCGAGGTCGCGGCCCTCTGCGACCTGGACGTGGAGCGCGCGGCGCGGGCGGCCGAGCACTACGGCGTGGCCGCGGTCTACGACGACCTCGACCGCATGCTGGCGCGGGAGTCGCTGGACGGACTGGTCGTCGCCAGCAGCAACGCCACGCATTTCGAGCTGGCGCGCCGGGCCATCGATGCCGGGCTGCATGTGCTAATCGAGAAGCCCATGACCGAAATCGCGCCCGAGGGCCGGGCGCTGCTGGAAGCGGCCGAGCGCGCGGGAACGGAAATCGTGGTCGGCCACACGTTTCACTACACGCGGCTGGCTCGCCGCGCCCGCGAGCTGGTAACCGGCGGAGCGATCGGCGAGGTCGAATTGGTTCATAGCCTTTTCGCCAGCTCCGCCATCCAGCTCGTGCGGCAGCCGGACGTGCTCGAGGGCTGGGACTTTCCGGTGCACGGCCCCACGGGTCAGAACTTCAGCGCCTCTGGTCAAGGGCAGAATCAGCTCACGCATTCAGCGGCGCTGGCGGCCTTTGTGATCGACGACGGGCCGCAGTCTGTCCACGGGTATATGTCGAATCTCGAAGTGCCTGTCGACGCGGTTGACGTGCTAAGCGTGCGCTTCACCAGAGGCGCGTTGGGCACGGTGGCCAGCATCGGGACGAAACCCAACGACGACACCCCCCACAATGAGCTGCGCATCTTTGGCTCCAAGGGCTGGATGGAGATCGACATGGAACGGACGCCTAGGCTGACGCTGCACCGCTATGACGGCGGCGGCGAGGAAATGCGCGAGGACGATGCCTCGCTGCACTATCCGCTGCGGGCGCCGGTGAAGAATCTGGCCGACGTGGTGCTGGGCCGGGCGCCGAATCTGTCGCCGGGCTCGATTGCGCAGTGGTCGGTGGAGATCGTCGACGCGGCCTATCGCTCGGCCGCCAGCGGCGATCCGGTCACGATCGCCGACCTCTACCGTTCAGCGTAG
- a CDS encoding Xaa-Pro peptidase family protein: MPLFGELKRPADAGDIRSLTFDENEFQRRHEALRAVMAAEGLDALVCTFAPSVCYVSGYETLASFVPAFLIVGIDRDPTLLVDDFEVFNALVSSWVEDVVTYPWSEDPAAVLVDVLRHRGWAKARLGWEHHQHGGAHQSYLRAAESVGASWSYVHWLVDGVRARKSAAELAAIRSAGAITPRGFDAARAELRPDAPDTNVAAMAYRALVGAGSERMSIQPIITAGRNSGIPHTTFGRSRLTPGHPAILEWGACVKRYTAPMIRTGVVGALADPVWDAMYAACVAAVERTIAGMRPGVSTLELGEHASEPLNELPSRVFRDGNRGYSVGLSFEPDWMDVPGLQICPRSGRTERSVATYSTLEAGHVFHVRAVARDVGRAGVGVSETVAVTADGCEVLTDYPRDPIRLG, encoded by the coding sequence ATGCCGCTGTTTGGTGAGCTCAAGCGCCCGGCGGATGCCGGCGACATCCGGTCGCTGACCTTCGACGAAAACGAGTTTCAACGTCGGCACGAGGCGCTGCGAGCTGTGATGGCGGCCGAAGGCCTGGACGCGCTGGTGTGCACCTTTGCGCCCAGCGTCTGCTATGTCAGCGGCTACGAGACGCTGGCGTCGTTCGTGCCCGCGTTTCTCATCGTCGGAATCGACCGCGATCCCACGCTGCTTGTCGACGATTTCGAGGTCTTCAACGCGTTGGTCTCGAGTTGGGTGGAGGACGTGGTCACCTATCCGTGGTCGGAGGACCCCGCCGCCGTGCTCGTGGACGTGCTCCGCCATCGCGGCTGGGCAAAGGCAAGGCTGGGCTGGGAGCACCATCAGCACGGCGGGGCGCACCAGAGCTATCTCCGCGCCGCGGAGTCCGTGGGCGCCTCGTGGAGCTACGTGCACTGGCTGGTGGACGGGGTGCGGGCGCGGAAGAGCGCGGCCGAGCTCGCCGCCATCCGGTCCGCCGGGGCAATCACGCCGCGCGGGTTCGACGCCGCCAGGGCCGAGCTGCGCCCGGACGCGCCCGACACCAACGTGGCGGCGATGGCCTATCGGGCGCTGGTGGGCGCCGGCAGCGAGCGCATGTCGATTCAGCCCATCATCACCGCCGGCCGAAACTCCGGCATTCCGCACACGACGTTCGGGCGTTCGCGGCTCACACCCGGCCATCCGGCGATTCTGGAGTGGGGCGCGTGTGTCAAGCGCTATACCGCGCCCATGATCCGCACGGGCGTAGTCGGCGCGCTGGCCGACCCGGTTTGGGACGCGATGTACGCGGCGTGCGTCGCGGCGGTGGAGCGAACCATCGCCGGCATGCGGCCCGGCGTGTCCACGCTCGAGCTTGGGGAGCACGCATCCGAGCCGCTGAACGAGTTGCCATCGCGTGTTTTCAGGGACGGCAATCGCGGGTATTCGGTGGGCCTGAGCTTCGAGCCGGACTGGATGGACGTGCCCGGTCTGCAGATCTGCCCGCGCAGCGGCCGCACCGAGCGGTCGGTGGCCACCTATTCGACGCTTGAGGCGGGTCATGTGTTTCACGTGCGGGCGGTGGCGCGCGACGTGGGCCGCGCGGGCGTGGGCGTGAGCGAGACGGTGGCCGTCACCGCCGACGGCTGCGAGGTGCTGACCGACTATCCCCGCGACCCGATTCGCCTCGGATAG
- a CDS encoding sialidase family protein, with protein sequence MAITKPNGRREALGRGSYTFPGLTVQVERTETLIPAHENQCPCGFLFELANGELVVGGPRTVEPELTWRRSRDGGETWYAAPAWPSFYVHQFDDGELLHVGTPGEPWLRRGDAPGAYRFSIHRSYDDGQTHAPESALITGVPDLAEEDSEKWGRHIWAYVDHGLVALRDGSLLATVLGKFAGDVKHRVFVMRSDDRGATWRYRATVAFDLNPTHTHHIEGFTEPDLLTLPSGDLLCFMRTGGRYEGLHTALAMSRSADDGHSWSAPEPVADRGVLPKACRMSNGVLAVIYGRPGDWLAFSLDDGHTWMGHTCLNLGTQAWDCGNYDWIIEVAPDTLLAAYAETDRNDPRLSAILGSWITVKPT encoded by the coding sequence ATGGCTATCACCAAGCCCAACGGCCGGCGCGAGGCGCTCGGCCGGGGCTCCTATACGTTTCCCGGCCTCACCGTGCAGGTCGAGCGCACGGAGACGCTCATCCCGGCGCACGAAAACCAGTGCCCCTGCGGGTTCCTCTTCGAGCTTGCCAACGGCGAGCTGGTGGTGGGCGGGCCTCGCACCGTCGAGCCCGAGCTCACCTGGCGCCGGTCGCGTGACGGCGGCGAGACGTGGTACGCCGCGCCTGCCTGGCCCAGCTTCTACGTGCACCAGTTCGACGACGGCGAGCTGCTGCACGTGGGAACGCCGGGCGAACCGTGGCTCAGGCGCGGCGACGCGCCGGGCGCCTATCGGTTTTCGATCCATCGCTCATACGACGACGGGCAGACCCACGCCCCGGAATCGGCGCTGATCACGGGTGTTCCGGATCTGGCGGAGGAAGACAGCGAGAAATGGGGACGGCACATTTGGGCCTATGTGGATCACGGGCTCGTGGCGCTGCGCGACGGGAGCCTCCTGGCCACCGTGCTCGGAAAGTTTGCCGGCGACGTCAAGCATCGGGTGTTCGTCATGCGCTCGGACGATCGGGGAGCGACCTGGCGCTATCGCGCGACCGTGGCCTTTGACCTCAACCCGACCCACACGCATCACATCGAGGGCTTCACCGAGCCCGATTTGCTCACGCTGCCCAGCGGCGACCTGCTCTGCTTCATGCGCACCGGCGGGCGATACGAGGGGCTGCACACCGCGCTCGCCATGAGCCGGTCCGCGGACGACGGCCACTCGTGGAGCGCTCCCGAGCCCGTCGCCGACCGCGGGGTGTTGCCCAAGGCCTGCCGCATGTCGAACGGCGTGCTCGCCGTGATCTATGGAAGGCCTGGCGACTGGCTCGCCTTCAGCCTCGACGACGGCCACACCTGGATGGGGCACACCTGCCTCAACCTGGGCACGCAGGCCTGGGACTGCGGCAACTACGACTGGATCATTGAGGTGGCGCCCGACACGCTGCTGGCGGCCTACGCCGAGACCGACCGCAACGATCCGCGGCTCAGCGCCATTCTCGGCAGCTGGATAACCGTGAAGCCGACCTAG
- a CDS encoding phytanoyl-CoA dioxygenase family protein, with product MPTPSPSVPQVAPLTASQIAQFKRDGVIVLPAVLDPDLCRRARDDMWETIAADLPRMKRDSPSTWGPFTEEETAGFSARRPANGGEPLLSGKGHRLTIRNGAEELLLDLGPRALWPIAEQLLGKDTVVWPAGVDESGYTTGPCLMDDGAMEGLASHMRQEVKNYRDEATYATEELRLPKTGPVWMNGQGTRGLYCTLPNSPSPGPNWRGSHSDGPCYGRVRLQFAAYIDDLPPASGGFTVWPGSHTKIWENQWKAFHEHGLTHTGEREKMREAGGYEYLPDPLFEQIKAETEPVDSYGPAGTVVLWHTKILHIPGQNTSSDVIRQATIYGYLKTVDSLSDAMAMDNAGGDIWRDWSDEVRAIDEWS from the coding sequence ATGCCGACGCCTTCCCCGAGCGTGCCGCAAGTTGCGCCCTTGACGGCCAGTCAGATCGCCCAGTTCAAGCGCGACGGCGTTATCGTGCTTCCGGCGGTGCTCGACCCGGATCTTTGCCGCCGCGCCCGGGACGACATGTGGGAGACGATTGCGGCAGACCTGCCCCGCATGAAGCGAGACAGCCCCTCGACATGGGGCCCATTCACTGAGGAGGAGACCGCCGGGTTCAGCGCCCGGCGACCAGCGAACGGCGGCGAGCCGCTGTTGAGCGGCAAGGGCCATCGGTTGACGATTCGCAATGGGGCTGAAGAGCTCTTGCTCGACCTTGGTCCCCGTGCGCTGTGGCCGATCGCTGAGCAACTACTCGGAAAGGACACGGTGGTATGGCCCGCCGGAGTGGACGAATCCGGATACACCACCGGGCCCTGCTTGATGGACGACGGCGCCATGGAGGGACTAGCCAGCCACATGCGCCAGGAGGTGAAGAACTACCGGGACGAGGCGACATACGCGACGGAGGAGCTGCGGCTGCCCAAGACCGGACCCGTGTGGATGAACGGACAGGGGACGCGCGGCCTGTATTGCACGCTGCCCAACAGTCCCTCGCCAGGACCGAACTGGCGCGGCTCCCACTCGGACGGCCCGTGCTATGGCCGGGTGCGCCTACAGTTCGCCGCCTACATCGACGACCTTCCGCCCGCGTCCGGCGGCTTCACCGTGTGGCCGGGCAGCCATACAAAGATTTGGGAGAACCAGTGGAAGGCCTTTCACGAACACGGACTGACGCACACGGGCGAGCGTGAGAAGATGCGCGAGGCGGGAGGCTACGAATATCTCCCCGATCCCCTCTTCGAGCAGATCAAGGCCGAGACCGAACCTGTCGATTCCTACGGACCGGCGGGCACCGTGGTCCTGTGGCACACCAAGATTCTGCACATCCCCGGACAAAACACGTCCAGCGACGTCATCCGCCAAGCCACGATCTATGGGTACCTCAAGACGGTGGACTCCCTATCCGATGCAATGGCGATGGACAATGCCGGCGGCGACATCTGGCGCGACTGGTCCGATGAAGTGCGCGCGATCGACGAGTGGAGCTAG
- a CDS encoding aldo/keto reductase, producing MEYRNLGRTGVKVSPLCLGCWNFGQVTDQDQTQAIIDRALDAGVNFLDTANSYGRGTSETMVGKALGGSGRRSRVVLATKVHFPMDDDDPNAQGNSRRHIIEQCEGSLRRLQTDYIDLYQVHRPVTDVPLDETLRALDDLIRAGKVRYVGTSTFPAWQVVESLWLSRELGLNRMICDQPPYHLLDRRVERELVPMALNFGIGIIPWAPLAGGFLTGRYARGATPPSGSRYERSVETQRQRGLFTDAAFAVVDELTAIANDKGCTPGQLALAWNMRQPGITSPIVGPRTPEQWAENLGAIKVTVTDADRERLDAVAPPGRAIATYYNAPWGPHEYR from the coding sequence GTGGAGTACCGCAATCTCGGTCGCACGGGGGTCAAGGTCAGCCCGCTGTGCCTGGGCTGTTGGAACTTCGGCCAGGTGACCGATCAAGACCAGACGCAGGCGATCATCGACCGCGCGCTGGACGCGGGTGTCAACTTCCTGGACACGGCCAATTCCTACGGCCGCGGCACCAGCGAGACCATGGTTGGGAAGGCGCTCGGTGGGTCGGGCCGTCGCTCGCGCGTGGTGCTGGCCACCAAGGTCCACTTCCCCATGGACGACGACGATCCGAACGCCCAGGGCAACAGCCGACGCCACATCATCGAGCAGTGCGAAGGCTCGTTGCGCCGCTTGCAAACCGACTACATCGACCTCTACCAGGTGCACCGGCCCGTGACGGACGTGCCGCTGGACGAGACGCTGCGCGCGCTCGACGACCTGATCCGCGCCGGCAAGGTGCGCTACGTGGGCACGAGCACGTTTCCGGCCTGGCAGGTGGTGGAATCGTTGTGGCTCTCACGTGAGCTGGGGCTCAATCGCATGATCTGCGACCAGCCGCCCTATCACTTGCTCGACCGCCGCGTCGAGCGCGAGCTGGTGCCCATGGCGCTGAACTTTGGCATCGGGATCATCCCCTGGGCGCCGCTGGCGGGCGGATTCCTGACCGGCCGGTACGCCCGCGGCGCGACGCCGCCGTCGGGATCGCGCTACGAGCGCAGCGTCGAAACGCAGCGCCAGCGCGGTCTCTTCACCGACGCGGCGTTTGCCGTGGTCGATGAGCTGACGGCCATCGCCAACGACAAGGGCTGCACGCCGGGCCAACTGGCGCTGGCCTGGAACATGCGGCAGCCGGGCATCACCAGCCCCATCGTGGGCCCGCGCACGCCGGAGCAGTGGGCGGAGAACCTGGGAGCGATCAAGGTGACGGTGACCGACGCCGACCGCGAGCGGTTGGACGCGGTTGCCCCGCCCGGTCGGGCGATTGCCACGTATTACAACGCCCCGTGGGGTCCGCACGAGTACCGCTGA
- a CDS encoding Xaa-Pro peptidase family protein, producing the protein MRLHPSLDGGAFPAGDLEDFSKELAFAVDEYGARLARARAAMDAAGLDALLVMNPANVFYLSGFQTFAVDGAACLAVPRHGEPSIAMDPPEFGSAWISAWIRDLRGYPPGSDRPAYAASMLAEHGLDRGRIGADDATWGQTPAFRAGLVQSLPEAEFLSAGELFIELRRLKSPAEIEHIRWAALATRAATEAAVETAAAGVTDGEIAGAAYAAMTHAGGEYPCLSPIVTSGRRSGILHSTHKRRTIEHGDTVLLEIGACHQRYTAPQMRTLTIGPPADDVRRAADACVAALNAVLDALRPGAVARDVAEIGWRALAAAGDDLVFHGNFGYGIGAGFPPNWADATGFIQRDQSTVLEPGMVFHHPIAVRRLGQFGVAFSETSVITKEGCEVLTHGERVLIER; encoded by the coding sequence GTGCGTTTGCATCCCAGTCTCGACGGCGGGGCGTTCCCGGCCGGCGACTTGGAGGATTTCAGCAAGGAGCTGGCATTTGCCGTGGATGAGTACGGCGCCCGGCTCGCGCGAGCCCGCGCCGCCATGGACGCCGCCGGACTGGACGCCCTGCTGGTGATGAATCCGGCCAACGTCTTCTATCTGTCGGGCTTCCAGACGTTCGCCGTTGACGGCGCCGCTTGCCTGGCCGTGCCGCGACACGGCGAGCCGTCAATCGCGATGGATCCGCCGGAGTTCGGGAGCGCCTGGATCAGCGCATGGATCAGGGACCTGCGCGGGTATCCACCGGGGAGCGACCGCCCGGCATACGCCGCGTCGATGCTGGCCGAGCACGGACTGGATCGCGGCCGCATCGGCGCCGACGACGCCACCTGGGGCCAGACGCCGGCCTTTCGGGCCGGGCTGGTGCAATCCCTGCCCGAGGCCGAGTTCCTGAGCGCCGGCGAGCTGTTCATCGAGCTCAGGCGCTTGAAGTCGCCGGCCGAGATCGAGCACATCCGCTGGGCGGCGCTCGCCACGCGGGCCGCCACCGAGGCTGCCGTGGAGACCGCGGCTGCCGGCGTGACTGACGGCGAGATCGCCGGCGCGGCCTATGCCGCCATGACGCACGCGGGCGGCGAGTATCCCTGCCTGTCGCCGATCGTCACCAGCGGGCGCCGCTCGGGCATCCTGCACTCCACCCACAAGCGCCGCACCATCGAGCACGGCGACACCGTTTTGCTCGAGATCGGCGCCTGCCATCAGCGCTACACGGCGCCGCAGATGCGCACGCTGACGATCGGCCCGCCCGCCGACGACGTCCGCCGCGCGGCGGACGCCTGCGTCGCCGCGCTCAATGCCGTGCTGGACGCGCTGCGACCCGGCGCGGTGGCCCGCGACGTGGCCGAAATCGGCTGGCGCGCGCTCGCCGCCGCCGGCGACGACCTGGTCTTCCACGGCAACTTCGGCTATGGCATCGGCGCGGGATTTCCGCCCAACTGGGCCGACGCGACCGGATTCATCCAGCGCGACCAGTCCACCGTGCTCGAACCCGGCATGGTCTTCCACCACCCCATCGCCGTGCGGCGGCTCGGACAGTTCGGCGTGGCCTTCAGCGAGACCAGCGTGATTACCAAGGAGGGTTGCGAGGTGCTAACTCACGGTGAGCGCGTGCTCATCGAGCGCTGA
- a CDS encoding aspartate/glutamate racemase family protein: MAHDRVGIVWPEAVQAGHLAELELFVPPGLELDIEPVDSTPPLGDDGITLEHVEGIARVPGIGRAAKRLAQRGAQAVAYGCTSGSYVLGTEGDAAIAAGMRTASGVPSTTTSTAAAAALRELGVQRIAVLSPHVDALNERLRAYLEASGFAVVNMVGLNRRGDIEAVEPDETRDLVAAGVDTPEAEAVFISCTGLRTAAVIEDLEAALKKPVVTANQATLWHVAELAGAPAATLGRGRLFAALAG, encoded by the coding sequence ATGGCCCACGACCGCGTTGGCATCGTCTGGCCCGAGGCCGTGCAGGCCGGGCATCTTGCGGAGCTGGAGCTATTCGTTCCTCCGGGCCTCGAGCTCGACATCGAGCCGGTGGACTCCACGCCGCCGCTGGGCGACGACGGCATCACGCTGGAGCACGTGGAAGGCATCGCCCGCGTCCCCGGCATCGGCCGCGCGGCGAAGCGCCTCGCCCAACGCGGGGCACAAGCCGTGGCCTACGGCTGCACCTCGGGCAGCTACGTGCTCGGGACCGAAGGCGACGCGGCGATCGCGGCGGGCATGCGCACCGCCTCTGGTGTGCCCTCCACCACCACCTCAACCGCTGCCGCCGCCGCGTTGCGCGAGCTTGGCGTGCAGCGCATCGCCGTGCTCTCGCCGCACGTCGATGCCCTCAACGAGCGGCTGCGCGCCTACCTGGAGGCCAGCGGCTTCGCCGTGGTCAATATGGTCGGCCTGAACCGGCGCGGCGACATCGAGGCCGTCGAACCCGACGAGACGCGCGATCTTGTCGCCGCGGGCGTCGACACGCCGGAAGCCGAGGCCGTCTTCATCAGCTGCACCGGCCTGCGCACCGCCGCCGTCATCGAAGACTTGGAAGCAGCGCTGAAAAAGCCTGTCGTCACCGCCAACCAGGCCACCCTGTGGCACGTGGCCGAACTCGCCGGCGCCCCGGCCGCCACGCTGGGACGAGGGCGCTTGTTCGCCGCTTTGGCCGGCTGA
- a CDS encoding class I SAM-dependent methyltransferase: MPADLYSGTAEAYARYRPAYPDALLDDLQQRADIAGKGRLLDLACGPGRVALPLARHFSDVWAIDQEPEMIEVARARAERMGLTSIRWMVGRAEDMEAAPGSLALVTVGEAFHRLDRRAVAKRVREWLAPGCCLATLGCFSLMAGLEQWHDVLRAAVRPWTNRHAAGQPTSPNPAPRPRGADHDRDVLTASGFEHLGTFDFPHPHVWTLDAILGNFQSTARFSRRVLVDEAERFDAEVRSALLAFDSSGRYPETLRFGYSLFRRPRSRT; this comes from the coding sequence ATGCCGGCTGACCTCTACTCCGGCACCGCGGAGGCTTATGCGCGGTATCGGCCTGCCTATCCGGACGCGTTGCTCGATGATCTCCAGCAGCGCGCCGATATCGCGGGCAAGGGCCGCTTGCTGGATTTGGCGTGTGGACCGGGGCGGGTGGCGCTTCCGCTGGCGCGGCACTTCAGCGACGTCTGGGCCATCGACCAGGAACCGGAGATGATCGAGGTTGCGCGGGCGAGGGCCGAGCGGATGGGGCTTACGAGTATCCGGTGGATGGTCGGACGAGCGGAGGATATGGAGGCTGCGCCGGGCTCGTTGGCGCTGGTCACCGTCGGCGAGGCCTTTCACCGGCTGGATAGGCGGGCGGTCGCCAAGCGGGTCAGGGAGTGGCTTGCCCCCGGCTGCTGCCTGGCGACGCTGGGGTGCTTCAGCCTGATGGCAGGCCTGGAGCAGTGGCACGATGTCTTGCGAGCCGCCGTTCGGCCGTGGACAAATCGCCACGCCGCCGGTCAGCCCACGAGCCCGAACCCAGCGCCTCGACCGCGCGGTGCCGACCACGATCGGGACGTACTGACCGCGTCGGGGTTCGAGCATCTGGGCACGTTTGACTTTCCGCATCCCCATGTCTGGACGCTGGACGCGATCCTGGGGAATTTCCAGTCCACCGCACGGTTCTCGCGGCGCGTGTTGGTCGATGAGGCCGAGCGCTTCGACGCCGAGGTGCGGAGCGCGCTGCTGGCGTTCGACTCCAGCGGTCGCTACCCGGAGACGCTGCGGTTTGGCTACAGCCTGTTCAGGAGGCCTCGGAGTCGGACCTGA
- a CDS encoding Gfo/Idh/MocA family oxidoreductase codes for MTGEIGIGIVGAGGVARGAHVPGYLSMPDRCRIVAIADIEIERAEELAAQFDIPHIFDSYEKLLAVDEIDAVSVCTHSDFHAPVAIAALESGRHVMTEKPMAVDLASARAMVEASHRANRILAVDFQTRFIRQAQTMKRFVDAGELGEIYFARARYVRRRGIPGRQAFHTKEQSGGGALMDIGVHILDTGLWLMGFPTAVSASGSVFRKLITQEDLFNPMGDWDRSATDVDESAVGLIKFANGAAMTLECAWGMNVGETDMGIALAGDKGGGEVRFAEARHATSGTHPVRVFKDTGEMLVDLIPSSDSAMPSYPQRDPPKPHTLSMQNFVNAIIEGTEPLVTGDQGLITSTIIDALYRSAETGQQIDINL; via the coding sequence ATGACGGGTGAGATTGGCATCGGCATCGTCGGCGCGGGAGGGGTCGCCAGGGGCGCGCACGTTCCCGGCTACCTGAGCATGCCGGACCGCTGCCGCATCGTGGCAATCGCCGACATCGAGATCGAACGGGCCGAGGAATTGGCGGCGCAGTTCGACATCCCGCACATATTCGACAGCTACGAAAAACTGTTGGCCGTTGACGAAATCGACGCCGTCAGCGTCTGCACCCATTCAGACTTCCACGCGCCGGTGGCCATTGCCGCGCTGGAGTCCGGGCGCCACGTCATGACCGAGAAGCCGATGGCGGTAGACCTGGCCAGCGCGCGCGCCATGGTGGAGGCCTCGCACCGGGCCAATCGCATCCTGGCGGTGGACTTTCAGACGCGATTTATCCGGCAGGCGCAGACCATGAAGCGGTTCGTCGACGCCGGCGAGCTCGGCGAGATCTACTTTGCCCGCGCCCGCTACGTGCGGCGACGGGGCATCCCGGGCCGCCAGGCGTTCCATACCAAGGAGCAGAGTGGCGGCGGCGCGCTGATGGACATTGGGGTTCACATTCTCGACACCGGGCTCTGGCTCATGGGGTTCCCCACGGCGGTGTCGGCGTCGGGGTCGGTCTTCCGCAAGCTCATCACCCAGGAGGACCTGTTCAACCCCATGGGGGATTGGGACCGTTCGGCAACGGACGTGGATGAGAGCGCGGTTGGTCTGATCAAGTTCGCCAACGGCGCGGCCATGACGCTCGAGTGCGCCTGGGGGATGAACGTGGGGGAGACGGACATGGGCATTGCCCTGGCCGGGGACAAGGGCGGCGGCGAGGTGCGCTTCGCCGAAGCGCGGCACGCCACGTCCGGCACGCATCCGGTGCGCGTCTTCAAGGACACCGGCGAGATGCTGGTGGACTTGATCCCGAGTTCCGACTCCGCCATGCCGTCCTACCCGCAGCGCGACCCGCCCAAGCCGCACACGCTGTCGATGCAGAACTTCGTCAACGCCATCATCGAGGGCACCGAGCCGCTGGTGACCGGCGACCAGGGCCTCATCACCAGCACCATCATCGACGCGCTCTACCGCTCGGCGGAGACTGGTCAGCAGATTGACATAAATCTTTAG
- a CDS encoding sugar phosphate isomerase/epimerase, giving the protein MILAAALYTIRSQMTSVAEVADGLGRLRDIGYGGVEAAGVPLIEGPDPAISARELKRMLDDAGLACVGAHARWREIRDDTSAVVDRLRELDCSIISIPAFVDEFDRFEPAGYAAFAGEAALVTQILGEHGMRLGYHHHAHEFLRFGPDRRTMFDFLIDEPSLAIEIDVYWAAFAGVDPAGLIERLSGRVPLLHCKDLEMIRDDEAGARPFFAPVGEGNLDWERILAASHAAGTEAWIVEQDQCLRDPFDCLRSSHKFLQARIA; this is encoded by the coding sequence ATGATCCTCGCAGCAGCGCTCTACACGATCAGAAGTCAGATGACTTCGGTGGCGGAGGTCGCGGACGGTCTGGGACGGTTGCGCGATATCGGCTATGGCGGCGTCGAGGCGGCGGGCGTGCCGCTGATCGAAGGCCCAGACCCCGCAATCTCGGCCCGCGAGCTGAAACGAATGCTGGACGACGCCGGGCTGGCCTGCGTCGGCGCCCACGCGCGGTGGCGCGAGATTCGCGACGACACGTCGGCGGTGGTCGATCGGCTGCGCGAGCTCGACTGCTCCATCATCAGCATTCCCGCCTTCGTCGATGAGTTCGACCGGTTCGAGCCCGCCGGCTACGCGGCGTTCGCCGGTGAGGCGGCGCTAGTGACGCAGATCCTCGGCGAACACGGCATGCGCCTGGGCTATCACCATCACGCGCACGAGTTCCTGCGCTTCGGCCCCGACCGCCGGACGATGTTCGACTTTCTGATCGACGAACCAAGCCTGGCCATCGAGATCGATGTCTATTGGGCGGCGTTCGCCGGCGTGGATCCCGCGGGCCTGATCGAGCGACTGTCCGGACGGGTGCCGCTGCTGCATTGCAAGGATCTGGAGATGATTCGCGACGACGAGGCCGGCGCGCGCCCGTTCTTCGCGCCGGTGGGCGAGGGCAACCTGGACTGGGAACGCATCCTGGCCGCCAGCCATGCCGCCGGGACCGAGGCGTGGATCGTCGAGCAAGACCAGTGCCTGCGCGACCCGTTCGACTGCCTGCGATCCAGCCACAAATTCCTGCAAGCGCGCATTGCCTAG